In the Magnetospira sp. QH-2 genome, one interval contains:
- a CDS encoding colicin E3/pyocin S6 family cytotoxin, translating into MPIHVEQALAKSPPPLQSDPEDTWDGMAPPKPKEIQAIRAKPVAERTHADQRRLHWAEDYWTNEDIQTETTAFYKLNSEVGAPTGHATGHAPFGADGARAEDARINRQRADDVIKRLGPDADPDHVRLVEAHYGVGEPAQAISMDEQGNWYDAQGNLIDQNTGNDSMHNARTLEYVPGRDDAPPIDLLYRPGEDSGTGMPMDTNGGKGDSGDTSTTSPPNTHKPAMNEYGRWTYPDGSPAPDPDHNPLIKKAQYVPTADGVAAGNAASSNGVITVTPGKGNGAGDALAKGAEKVAPKVLGRAGGAIGGAVIPDNEGQQTHDVQVGGQDLSFDHGPGDLYNPVYGTDPATGERVNTGMVAVPNGRDADGNPRFDLMPQSNLGNYLDGKMARTDMADPMPPAPGLEPTPMPEGHGIETYPARQPEKDDGMIVDEPTPPVDTQTPGRPIHETQPEDTYVTMQGQGPDQIMPNGKKGQEKWQSGYDEWYEAAGRRIEQEVAKDPINRKISPSESYVWKSLKPEKDGRRKDKDGNIYTWDHGGGGRHKQQIEKFDSKGKHLGAFDPITGRRVTGPDKNKPRIKRSFLDQDEQVRYV; encoded by the coding sequence ATGCCCATCCACGTCGAACAGGCCCTGGCCAAGAGCCCGCCACCACTCCAATCCGATCCCGAGGATACCTGGGATGGCATGGCCCCGCCCAAGCCCAAGGAGATCCAGGCCATCCGCGCCAAGCCGGTGGCCGAGCGCACCCATGCGGATCAGCGCCGCCTCCATTGGGCCGAGGATTACTGGACCAACGAGGATATCCAGACCGAAACCACCGCGTTCTACAAGCTCAACAGCGAAGTCGGCGCGCCCACGGGTCATGCCACGGGCCATGCTCCCTTCGGTGCCGATGGCGCCCGCGCCGAAGACGCCCGGATCAACCGCCAGCGCGCCGATGATGTGATCAAGCGCCTCGGGCCCGACGCCGATCCGGACCATGTGCGCCTGGTCGAGGCGCACTATGGGGTGGGGGAACCGGCCCAGGCGATTTCCATGGACGAGCAGGGCAATTGGTATGATGCCCAGGGGAATCTGATTGATCAGAATACCGGGAACGATTCCATGCATAATGCAAGAACGCTGGAGTATGTTCCCGGCCGAGACGATGCGCCGCCCATAGACCTTCTCTATCGCCCCGGCGAAGATTCCGGCACCGGCATGCCGATGGACACGAACGGCGGGAAGGGCGATAGCGGAGACACCTCGACGACTTCGCCGCCAAATACCCATAAACCGGCCATGAACGAATATGGACGGTGGACCTATCCAGACGGCAGCCCTGCGCCCGATCCGGATCATAATCCGCTCATCAAAAAGGCTCAGTATGTCCCCACGGCAGACGGTGTTGCAGCGGGAAATGCGGCTTCATCCAATGGCGTCATCACCGTCACGCCCGGCAAAGGCAATGGTGCCGGAGACGCCTTGGCCAAGGGCGCCGAGAAAGTTGCTCCCAAAGTCCTGGGTCGGGCAGGCGGCGCCATTGGTGGCGCCGTCATTCCGGACAATGAAGGGCAGCAGACGCACGACGTACAGGTCGGGGGCCAGGACCTGAGCTTCGACCATGGCCCCGGCGATCTGTACAACCCAGTCTATGGAACGGATCCGGCGACCGGTGAAAGGGTCAACACCGGGATGGTCGCGGTTCCCAACGGCCGTGACGCCGATGGCAATCCTCGGTTCGACCTGATGCCCCAATCCAATCTCGGCAATTACCTCGACGGCAAGATGGCCCGCACGGATATGGCCGACCCCATGCCGCCGGCACCGGGCCTTGAGCCGACCCCCATGCCCGAAGGCCATGGGATCGAAACCTATCCCGCGCGACAGCCCGAAAAAGACGATGGCATGATCGTCGATGAACCCACGCCGCCCGTCGACACCCAGACTCCCGGTCGTCCGATCCATGAGACGCAGCCGGAGGATACCTATGTCACCATGCAAGGCCAGGGACCGGACCAGATCATGCCCAACGGCAAAAAGGGCCAGGAAAAGTGGCAATCCGGATATGACGAATGGTACGAGGCGGCAGGCCGCCGGATCGAGCAGGAGGTGGCGAAGGACCCGATCAACCGCAAAATCTCGCCCTCGGAGAGCTATGTCTGGAAGAGCCTGAAGCCGGAAAAGGACGGGCGGAGGAAAGACAAGGACGGCAACATCTACACCTGGGACCACGGCGGAGGGGGACGTCACAAGCAGCAGATCGAGAAGTTCGATAGCAAAGGCAAGCATCTCGGCGCCTTCGATCCGATTACCGGACGGCGGGTTACCGGGCCGGATAAGAATAAACCTCGCATCAAGCGCTCTTTTCTGGATCAGGACGAGCAAGTGCGGTACGTATGA
- a CDS encoding RNase A-like domain-containing protein — MGSLDSAMPDSATKGAKGAKGARGASSSDNSLFSFGESQPSAPAPLPAPPLPAPSPDFGTTPDFGGGLSSYGSDTSLRGGSLFDDAPALHPEAPTLHPEPVEGAPAPLPAPTLADPLAKSDATPTLGSDPTDRQTRAFNKRQEEANLKAARADSDAAWKFHQDKKAAEQKAASQRLQARRQAQAAERQQEAQSRKTHRARMQAQQAQAKQAQATQAQATQAQPGFLARKLGVTPVRSAPQPAPQPAIPRRPEETPIHVEQALAKSPPPLQSDPEDTWDGMAPPKPEEIRAIRDKPVAERTHADQRRLHWAEDYWTNEDIQTETTAFYKLNSEVGAPTGHATGHAPFGADSARSEDARINRQRADHAIKSLGPDADPDHVRMVEAHYGLLPKQESKDTLGGTDGTDTFGGGDGDDSLIGGSGHDDLSEGSEVPNDQTQPAPTPEDESYFDRKTYRQAIEEQRLASWLAGGGQRIADNLSEAYDQWDPKWSDLYEIPGSMLRSFSNDIKDAIENPEDPSKTLPLALEATGLGGAFSRLPKALPDGDVLGMSGGRGTFQGTKKTWTQPRAPRPGEWKAPDGDLDTGDMEVIDLLNQGGSRPGQPATGNRNPGGIHNPDGKGVAHADRKHVVTEEYLDHRIRTEKDTPTASTYINQDFANKATTIAIQKGLWDAKFKKGKGTIEWDLGKTVGYVKGSKTKFGSDGKEVNVPHGKAQPTSRIKVVFVQDPSKPFGVHIVTSYPILP, encoded by the coding sequence ATGGGAAGCCTCGATAGCGCCATGCCAGACTCCGCCACCAAGGGCGCCAAGGGCGCCAAGGGCGCCAGGGGGGCCTCTTCGTCGGACAATTCCCTGTTTTCCTTCGGCGAAAGCCAGCCCAGCGCCCCGGCACCTCTTCCAGCCCCGCCCTTGCCCGCGCCGTCCCCGGACTTCGGCACGACGCCCGATTTCGGCGGCGGCCTGTCATCTTATGGTTCGGACACCTCCCTGAGGGGTGGGTCGCTGTTCGATGACGCCCCGGCCCTTCATCCTGAGGCCCCAACCCTTCATCCTGAGCCCGTCGAAGGAGCCCCCGCGCCCTTACCAGCGCCGACCCTTGCCGATCCCCTGGCCAAGTCCGATGCGACCCCGACCCTCGGCAGCGATCCCACCGACCGCCAGACCCGGGCCTTCAACAAGCGCCAGGAGGAAGCCAATCTCAAGGCGGCCCGGGCCGATTCCGATGCCGCCTGGAAGTTCCATCAGGATAAGAAAGCCGCCGAGCAAAAAGCCGCCAGCCAACGGCTCCAGGCCCGCCGCCAGGCCCAGGCCGCCGAACGCCAACAAGAGGCCCAGTCCCGCAAGACCCACCGGGCCCGCATGCAGGCCCAACAGGCCCAGGCAAAGCAGGCCCAAGCAACGCAGGCCCAGGCAACCCAGGCCCAACCCGGCTTCCTGGCCCGCAAGCTGGGCGTGACACCCGTGCGATCGGCGCCGCAACCGGCGCCGCAACCCGCCATCCCGCGCAGGCCAGAGGAAACGCCCATCCACGTCGAACAGGCCCTGGCCAAGAGCCCGCCACCACTCCAATCCGATCCCGAGGATACCTGGGACGGCATGGCGCCGCCCAAGCCGGAGGAAATCCGGGCCATCCGCGACAAGCCGGTGGCCGAGCGCACCCATGCAGATCAGCGCCGTCTCCATTGGGCCGAGGATTACTGGACCAACGAGGACATCCAGACCGAAACCACCGCGTTCTACAAGCTCAACAGCGAAGTCGGCGCGCCCACGGGCCATGCCACGGGCCATGCTCCCTTCGGCGCCGACAGCGCCCGTTCGGAAGACGCCCGGATCAACCGCCAACGCGCCGACCATGCCATCAAGAGCCTCGGGCCCGATGCCGATCCGGACCATGTGCGCATGGTCGAGGCGCATTACGGCCTTTTGCCGAAACAGGAATCAAAAGATACCCTCGGCGGCACGGATGGAACTGACACCTTTGGGGGCGGGGATGGAGACGATAGCCTGATCGGCGGTTCCGGCCATGACGACTTGTCCGAGGGCTCCGAGGTCCCAAACGACCAGACTCAGCCAGCACCCACTCCCGAAGATGAGTCGTACTTCGACCGCAAAACCTACCGCCAAGCCATCGAGGAACAGCGGTTGGCCTCCTGGCTCGCCGGAGGGGGGCAGCGCATCGCCGACAACCTCTCCGAAGCCTATGACCAATGGGACCCGAAATGGTCTGATCTCTACGAGATCCCGGGCTCCATGCTGAGGTCTTTCAGCAACGACATCAAAGACGCCATCGAGAACCCGGAGGACCCCTCGAAAACCCTGCCGCTGGCGCTCGAAGCAACGGGCCTCGGCGGCGCCTTCAGCCGCCTTCCCAAAGCCCTGCCGGACGGCGACGTGCTCGGCATGAGCGGTGGGCGCGGCACCTTCCAGGGGACGAAAAAGACCTGGACCCAACCCCGCGCGCCGCGCCCGGGCGAATGGAAGGCTCCGGACGGCGATCTGGACACCGGCGACATGGAGGTCATCGATCTGCTGAACCAGGGCGGCTCCCGACCCGGCCAGCCCGCCACCGGCAACCGCAATCCCGGGGGGATTCATAATCCGGATGGGAAAGGGGTTGCCCATGCGGATCGTAAGCATGTGGTGACGGAAGAATACCTGGATCACCGGATTCGGACAGAAAAGGACACGCCGACTGCATCAACATATATCAACCAGGATTTCGCCAACAAGGCCACGACTATTGCGATACAGAAAGGCCTTTGGGATGCTAAATTCAAGAAAGGCAAGGGAACCATCGAGTGGGACTTAGGTAAAACGGTCGGATACGTGAAAGGCTCAAAAACCAAGTTTGGAAGCGACGGAAAAGAAGTAAATGTTCCTCACGGAAAGGCTCAACCTACCTCGCGTATCAAGGTGGTATTTGTGCAGGATCCATCCAAACCATTTGGTGTCCATATTGTGACATCCTATCCAATACTTCCATAG
- a CDS encoding methyltransferase domain-containing protein, producing the protein MSSPSAMTVFDRRAVRHHRDRAAPGFGEYDFLLAEVAERLLDRLDDVKRDFPVALDLGCHTGSLGKRIDGRGGIKTLVQADLSPAMAVRAGGLAMAADEEALPFAEGSFDLILSGLSLHWVNDLPGALLQIRKALKPDGLFLAAMFGGLTLAELRQSLAAAEQATAGGVSPRVSPFADVKDAGDLLARAGFTLPVVDTDPLTVSYGDPLKLMTDLRGMGESNAVIERRKSFSRRETLMAARQQYLDDFAGEDGRVPATFQVLFLLGWAPHPDQPQAAERGSGQVCLTDILE; encoded by the coding sequence ATGTCTTCGCCATCCGCCATGACCGTCTTCGATCGACGCGCCGTGCGTCATCACCGGGACCGGGCCGCGCCCGGGTTCGGCGAATACGATTTCCTGCTGGCCGAGGTGGCCGAGCGGCTGCTGGATCGTCTGGACGACGTGAAGCGCGACTTTCCCGTGGCCCTGGATCTGGGCTGCCATACGGGCAGCCTCGGGAAGCGCATCGACGGGCGCGGCGGGATCAAGACCCTGGTCCAGGCCGACCTGTCTCCGGCCATGGCAGTACGGGCGGGCGGTCTGGCCATGGCCGCCGACGAGGAAGCCCTGCCCTTTGCCGAGGGATCGTTCGATTTGATTTTGAGCGGCCTGTCGCTGCATTGGGTCAATGATCTGCCTGGCGCGCTGTTGCAGATCCGCAAGGCCCTGAAACCCGACGGATTGTTTCTCGCTGCAATGTTCGGCGGGCTGACCCTGGCCGAATTGCGTCAGTCCCTGGCGGCGGCGGAACAGGCCACGGCAGGCGGCGTCAGCCCTCGGGTGTCGCCCTTTGCCGACGTCAAGGATGCGGGCGACCTTTTGGCCCGTGCCGGATTTACCCTGCCGGTCGTGGATACGGATCCGTTGACGGTTTCCTATGGCGACCCCTTGAAGCTGATGACCGATCTGCGCGGCATGGGCGAAAGCAATGCGGTGATCGAGAGGCGCAAGAGCTTCAGCCGCCGCGAGACCCTCATGGCCGCCCGGCAACAGTATCTGGATGACTTCGCCGGAGAAGATGGACGGGTTCCGGCCACCTTCCAGGTGCTGTTCCTGCTCGGCTGGGCCCCCCATCCGGACCAGCCCCAGGCCGCCGAGCGCGGCAGCGGGCAGGTCTGCCTGACCGATATTCTGGAGTAA
- the sfsA gene encoding DNA/RNA nuclease SfsA → MDFPTPLLRGKLIKRYKRFLADVTLDSGEVVTAHCANSGSMLSCKDPDSEVWLSPSDNPKRKLKYTWELIRIGEGLVGINTGRPNKLVAGAIIDGTLTELQGYETLKPEQKYGKNSRIDILLTDPNKPPCYVEVKNVTLMRDGANLAEFPDAVTTRGTKHLQELTDMVAEGHRAVMVYLVQREDCTSFRVAADIDPAYDAALKAATKAGVEALCYTCKLTPSGITVAHPLPIEI, encoded by the coding sequence ATGGACTTCCCCACCCCTTTGCTGCGTGGCAAATTGATCAAACGCTACAAGCGCTTCCTGGCCGATGTGACCCTGGACAGCGGCGAGGTGGTCACCGCCCATTGCGCCAATTCCGGCTCCATGCTCAGTTGCAAGGACCCGGACTCGGAAGTCTGGCTGTCGCCCAGCGACAATCCGAAACGCAAGCTGAAATATACCTGGGAACTGATCCGCATCGGCGAGGGGCTGGTGGGCATCAATACGGGACGACCCAATAAGCTGGTGGCCGGGGCCATCATCGACGGCACCCTCACCGAACTGCAAGGCTACGAGACCCTGAAACCGGAACAGAAGTACGGCAAGAATTCCCGCATCGACATCTTGCTTACCGACCCGAACAAGCCGCCTTGCTATGTGGAGGTGAAAAACGTCACCTTGATGCGCGACGGCGCCAACCTGGCCGAATTTCCCGATGCGGTCACCACTCGCGGCACCAAGCATCTTCAGGAGTTGACAGACATGGTGGCCGAGGGACACCGCGCGGTGATGGTCTATCTGGTACAGCGCGAGGATTGCACCAGTTTCCGCGTCGCCGCCGACATCGACCCGGCCTATGACGCCGCCCTGAAGGCCGCCACCAAGGCCGGTGTCGAAGCTCTGTGCTATACTTGCAAACTGACCCCAAGCGGAATCACGGTGGCGCATCCCCTGCCGATTGAGATATAG
- the map gene encoding type I methionyl aminopeptidase — MDAETKSIVIHTEADFEGMRKAGRLAAECLDFITPHVQPGVTTGEIDQLCAKFVEENGGISAPLGYKGFPRSICTSVNHVVCHGIPGDKVLTDGDVINIDVTPILDGWHGDSSRMYFVGKPSVKARKLVDVTYEAMMRGIEQVRPGASLGDIGHAIQSYAEGHRFTVVRDFCGHGLGRVFHMPPSVLHFGRPAEGMILRPGMFFTIEPMINAGKLDVKILADGWTAVTRDKSLSAQFEHSIAVTEEGCEIFTLSPKGWHQPPYEG; from the coding sequence TTGGACGCCGAGACCAAAAGCATTGTCATCCATACCGAGGCCGATTTCGAGGGCATGCGCAAGGCCGGGCGGTTGGCCGCCGAGTGCCTGGACTTTATCACACCCCACGTGCAGCCGGGCGTGACCACAGGCGAGATCGACCAGTTGTGTGCCAAGTTCGTCGAGGAGAATGGCGGTATTTCCGCTCCCCTGGGCTACAAAGGTTTCCCGCGCTCCATTTGTACCTCGGTCAACCATGTGGTCTGCCATGGCATTCCCGGCGACAAAGTGCTCACCGATGGCGATGTGATCAATATCGACGTGACGCCGATCCTCGATGGCTGGCACGGGGACTCCAGCCGCATGTATTTCGTTGGCAAGCCCAGCGTCAAGGCGCGCAAGCTGGTCGATGTCACCTATGAAGCCATGATGCGCGGCATCGAGCAGGTACGCCCCGGCGCCTCCCTGGGCGATATCGGTCATGCCATTCAGTCCTATGCGGAAGGTCACCGCTTTACCGTGGTGCGGGATTTCTGCGGCCACGGCCTGGGGCGGGTGTTCCACATGCCCCCCAGCGTGCTGCATTTCGGACGCCCCGCCGAAGGCATGATCCTGCGACCGGGCATGTTCTTCACCATCGAGCCGATGATCAACGCCGGCAAGCTGGACGTGAAGATCCTCGCCGACGGCTGGACGGCGGTCACCCGGGACAAGTCCCTGTCGGCCCAGTTCGAGCATTCCATCGCCGTCACCGAGGAGGGCTGCGAGATCTTCACCCTATCGCCCAAGGGCTGGCACCAGCCGCCATATGAGGGCTGA
- the radC gene encoding DNA repair protein RadC — protein sequence MSLAEAGLILGHREALDGQTLHQVSGNTHPHRHALRAAGGTWDKMKQVWVFTGTDPTAEIARQVSAHNAQRGLAEDGVPGVGHNHPPKPHYHGHRQRLRERFMEGDAGQLPDYELLELLLFFSIPRVDVKPLAKDLLERFDGLGGVMAADPERLAEFDKINQPTAVLLRAVRDAALRLGREEIMDRPLLASWQSLIDYLRAAMAHETRECFRVVFLNRKNEVIADEEQQRGTVDHTPVYPREVVKRALDLGATAIILVHNHPSGDPSPSRGDIDMTKEIAEAARLLGIVLHDHVIISRRGHSSFKQMGLL from the coding sequence GTGAGCCTTGCCGAAGCCGGGCTGATTCTCGGTCACCGGGAAGCGTTGGATGGTCAGACCCTGCACCAAGTTTCCGGCAATACCCATCCCCACCGCCACGCCCTGCGCGCGGCGGGCGGCACCTGGGACAAGATGAAGCAGGTCTGGGTGTTTACGGGCACAGACCCCACCGCCGAAATCGCCCGCCAAGTCAGCGCCCACAACGCCCAGCGCGGCCTGGCCGAAGATGGCGTTCCCGGGGTCGGCCACAATCACCCTCCCAAGCCCCATTACCATGGCCACCGCCAGCGCCTGCGCGAGCGCTTCATGGAAGGCGATGCGGGACAGCTTCCCGACTATGAACTGTTGGAACTGCTGCTCTTTTTCTCCATCCCTCGGGTGGATGTCAAACCCCTGGCCAAGGACCTGCTGGAGCGTTTCGACGGCCTGGGCGGGGTGATGGCCGCCGACCCGGAACGACTGGCCGAGTTCGACAAGATCAATCAACCCACCGCCGTGTTGCTGCGCGCCGTCCGCGATGCCGCCCTGCGCCTGGGTCGCGAAGAGATCATGGACAGGCCCCTTCTGGCGTCCTGGCAATCGCTCATCGACTATCTGCGCGCCGCCATGGCCCATGAGACCAGGGAATGCTTCCGTGTGGTATTTCTGAACCGCAAGAACGAAGTCATCGCCGACGAAGAACAACAACGCGGCACCGTCGATCACACCCCGGTCTATCCGCGCGAGGTGGTCAAGCGCGCCCTGGACCTGGGTGCCACGGCGATTATTCTGGTACACAACCATCCCAGCGGCGACCCCTCCCCCTCGCGCGGCGACATCGACATGACCAAGGAAATCGCCGAGGCCGCCCGATTGCTCGGTATCGTCCTGCACGACCATGTGATCATCAGCCGCCGAGGGCACAGCAGTTTCAAGCAAATGGGTCTGCTGTGA
- a CDS encoding PstS family phosphate ABC transporter substrate-binding protein, with translation MDLLVREAWSCWHPAVFALLISMMLAGGLRAEPLAISGTGSSIATIKLLSVEYQRIHPDTQITIIEPAMGSSGSIKGVLADVLQLAFSARPLKPAEREAGLTQYVLGRTPLVIAAAIDNDQAKGLTMDELAAVYDGSVSTWPDGSRLRLILRPSTDSDTTALRAMSPKLDKAMDAALARRGMVFPPTDQEAADWIARTPGAIGSSTLALIVSENRPLKALPLAGVAPTLENLRNGTYPHTKTLHAVTHAQPDAVVGRFLTFLASTTGRSLLAEAGYLMVGN, from the coding sequence ATGGACCTACTTGTTCGTGAAGCTTGGAGCTGCTGGCACCCGGCGGTCTTCGCCCTGCTTATTTCAATGATGTTGGCGGGAGGCCTGCGCGCCGAGCCCCTTGCCATCAGCGGCACCGGATCCTCCATCGCCACCATCAAACTGCTTTCGGTCGAATACCAGAGAATTCATCCCGATACCCAAATCACCATCATCGAACCGGCCATGGGGTCTTCGGGCAGCATTAAGGGGGTCCTGGCCGATGTTCTCCAACTGGCCTTCTCCGCCCGACCGTTGAAACCTGCCGAGCGGGAAGCCGGCCTCACACAATATGTTTTGGGTCGCACCCCTTTGGTCATTGCCGCGGCCATCGACAATGACCAAGCCAAGGGCTTGACCATGGACGAACTGGCGGCGGTCTATGACGGCTCGGTCAGCACTTGGCCCGACGGCAGCCGACTACGCCTGATCCTACGGCCTTCCACCGATTCCGATACCACCGCGCTGCGCGCCATGTCACCGAAATTGGACAAGGCCATGGATGCCGCCCTGGCGCGCAGGGGCATGGTCTTTCCGCCCACGGACCAAGAAGCCGCCGATTGGATCGCCCGCACCCCGGGTGCCATAGGCTCTTCGACCCTAGCCTTGATCGTTTCCGAGAATCGCCCCTTAAAGGCCTTGCCGTTGGCGGGTGTAGCCCCAACCTTGGAGAACCTGCGCAACGGCACCTATCCCCATACCAAGACCCTGCATGCTGTTACCCATGCCCAACCCGATGCAGTGGTTGGGCGGTTTCTGACCTTCCTGGCTTCGACCACTGGTCGGTCCTTGCTCGCCGAGGCCGGGTACTTGATGGTGGGAAATTAA
- a CDS encoding ATP-binding protein, with protein MALAARTARVVTLLAAVSAVLVALVLPATYYLVARANLDARLQTIALYDAAAAEQYINSRTDQWMLETSRLQFIVEELIRRHPDTAIAILDQQGRTIIDHPLALAPPVKTFVAPIHDFGVEVGTLVLSYSVDQIRIKTIILAVGGILLGFLIFVPLRLVPLRALQRESRLRLEAERETAAKSAYLENILRSSADMGIVATNLDFSIEYFNETSEKILGYKALEVTGRSALDFRDQEGIDQSRMDWVVNIIRVEGSHTFEFKRRSGEETRLIAARVSGIWDPEGDLIGYVLLTRDITDVRTAEAALVHKTSALERSNADLQQFAYVASHDLREPLRMVSSYLALLQRRFGLDLTEETHEYINFAVDGATRMNDLIESLVQYSRVETHAQPLAPTKATAALSEAMENLHLTITETGATVSFDDLPAVLGDPVQIMRVFQNLISNALKYRQPDRKLEIHVSATTNDDLAQFTIRDNGLGIEPKYFDRIFAIFQRLHPREDYEGTGIGLPICKRIVERHGGRIWVESEPGVGSAFHFTLPTS; from the coding sequence ATGGCCCTTGCCGCGCGCACGGCTCGCGTCGTTACCTTGCTGGCTGCCGTTTCCGCCGTTCTGGTGGCTCTGGTCCTGCCCGCGACATACTACTTGGTGGCGCGGGCAAACTTGGATGCCCGTCTTCAGACCATTGCCCTTTATGACGCCGCAGCGGCGGAGCAATATATCAATTCCCGCACCGATCAATGGATGCTGGAGACTTCTCGCCTTCAGTTCATTGTCGAAGAATTGATCCGTCGACACCCCGATACAGCCATCGCCATTCTCGATCAACAGGGTCGGACGATCATTGATCATCCTCTGGCTTTGGCCCCCCCTGTAAAGACCTTTGTGGCGCCGATTCATGATTTCGGAGTCGAAGTGGGAACCTTAGTACTGAGCTACTCAGTTGACCAGATCCGCATAAAAACGATTATCCTGGCTGTGGGAGGCATCCTCCTCGGATTTCTGATATTCGTGCCGCTCCGTTTGGTCCCGCTGCGCGCCTTGCAACGGGAATCCCGACTACGCCTTGAAGCAGAACGGGAAACCGCCGCCAAATCCGCCTATTTGGAGAATATCCTACGCTCCTCGGCGGATATGGGCATCGTTGCCACCAATCTTGATTTCAGCATCGAGTATTTCAATGAGACGTCGGAAAAGATCCTTGGTTACAAAGCCTTGGAGGTTACCGGACGCTCGGCGTTGGATTTCCGCGACCAGGAAGGCATCGATCAATCTCGCATGGACTGGGTCGTCAACATCATCAGGGTGGAAGGGTCCCATACGTTCGAGTTTAAACGCCGATCCGGCGAGGAGACCCGACTCATCGCGGCACGGGTCAGCGGCATTTGGGACCCAGAGGGAGATCTGATCGGCTATGTCCTGCTCACCCGCGATATCACCGATGTCCGCACAGCCGAAGCCGCCCTGGTTCACAAAACCAGCGCCTTGGAACGATCCAACGCCGACCTACAACAATTTGCCTATGTTGCGTCGCATGATCTGCGGGAACCTCTGCGTATGGTCAGCAGCTATCTGGCCTTGCTGCAACGCCGTTTTGGCCTGGACTTGACCGAGGAAACCCATGAATACATAAATTTCGCCGTGGACGGCGCCACCCGTATGAACGACCTGATCGAAAGCCTGGTGCAGTATTCCCGGGTAGAGACCCACGCCCAGCCTTTGGCGCCCACCAAAGCGACGGCGGCTCTGAGCGAGGCGATGGAGAACCTCCATCTGACCATCACCGAAACCGGCGCCACGGTCAGCTTCGATGATCTCCCCGCCGTATTGGGCGATCCGGTCCAGATCATGCGGGTGTTTCAAAACCTGATCAGCAACGCTCTCAAATATCGCCAACCGGATCGAAAACTCGAAATCCACGTCAGCGCCACGACCAATGACGACCTGGCACAATTCACCATTCGCGACAATGGCCTAGGCATCGAGCCCAAGTATTTTGACCGCATCTTCGCTATCTTCCAAAGGCTTCACCCACGCGAGGATTATGAAGGGACCGGCATCGGCCTTCCCATCTGCAAACGCATTGTCGAACGCCACGGCGGTCGCATCTGGGTGGAAAGCGAACCGGGGGTCGGATCGGCGTTCCATTTCACCCTGCCCACCTCCTGA